A stretch of the Thiocystis violascens DSM 198 genome encodes the following:
- the erpA gene encoding iron-sulfur cluster insertion protein ErpA translates to MNAEAELDTPLIFTASAASKVAQLIKEEGNPGLMLRVYIQGGGCSGFQYGFTFDEELQDGDTEIVTDGVKLVVDPMSMQYLMGAEIDYTEGLQGAQFVIRNPNATTTCGCGSSFSA, encoded by the coding sequence ATGAATGCAGAAGCCGAGCTTGATACCCCGCTGATCTTCACGGCATCCGCCGCCTCGAAGGTTGCTCAACTCATTAAGGAGGAAGGTAATCCCGGTTTAATGCTGCGGGTCTATATTCAGGGCGGCGGCTGTTCGGGTTTTCAGTATGGTTTTACCTTCGACGAGGAACTCCAGGACGGCGATACCGAAATCGTCACCGACGGGGTCAAATTAGTGGTCGACCCAATGAGCATGCAATATCTGATGGGCGCGGAGATCGACTACACGGAAGGCTTGCAGGGTGCTCAGTTCGTCATTCGGAATCCGAACGCAACCACGACCTGCGGCTGCGGTTCCTCGTTTTCAGCCTGA
- a CDS encoding DUF5063 domain-containing protein — MIQQPQFDAPRIFHDVAALAQRYCDIIDLSGSDWKHWLRDIANLLPRLQVAVVSVGGEGREVDPIGPIDLMDLDARFELFAHLRRLLADRDSYWLEFDYAGEGADAMTGSLADDLTDIYCELKQGLLLYELDPDDAIAVWSSGYERHWGRHLIDADRHLAMLGAQARLDR; from the coding sequence ATGATTCAACAACCCCAGTTCGATGCCCCGCGCATCTTTCATGACGTTGCCGCGCTTGCCCAGCGGTACTGCGACATCATCGATCTGTCTGGAAGCGATTGGAAGCATTGGTTGCGCGACATTGCGAACCTGCTGCCCCGTTTGCAGGTCGCCGTCGTTTCGGTGGGTGGCGAAGGGCGCGAGGTCGACCCCATCGGTCCCATCGACCTCATGGATCTGGACGCCCGCTTCGAGTTGTTCGCCCATCTGCGCAGGCTCCTGGCCGACCGCGACAGCTATTGGTTGGAATTCGATTACGCCGGCGAGGGGGCGGACGCCATGACGGGGAGTCTCGCCGATGACCTGACCGACATTTATTGCGAGTTGAAACAGGGTTTGCTGTTGTATGAGCTGGATCCGGACGATGCAATAGCGGTGTGGTCGAGTGGATATGAGCGGCATTGGGGGCGGCATCTGATCGATGCCGACCGCCATTTGGCGATGCTCGGGGCGCAGGCGCGCCTCGACCGCTAA
- a CDS encoding HesB/IscA family protein, producing the protein MSAVINEMELTLTQPAQTKMGDLFRQVDDNIQGVRVFATAGGCSGISFGMTFTDVINDDDGVLSFDGFKVIVDDGTLEYLRGVEIDFVDQDDGNATFVFNNLPQMGGSCGSCGSSSSGGGCS; encoded by the coding sequence ATGTCCGCAGTAATCAACGAGATGGAGCTGACGCTGACTCAGCCGGCTCAGACAAAGATGGGCGATTTGTTTCGGCAGGTCGACGACAATATTCAGGGTGTCCGCGTTTTTGCGACCGCGGGCGGTTGCAGCGGGATCAGTTTTGGCATGACCTTTACCGATGTCATCAATGACGACGACGGCGTTCTGTCGTTCGACGGTTTCAAGGTGATTGTCGATGACGGCACCCTTGAATACCTGCGTGGCGTCGAAATCGACTTCGTCGATCAGGACGACGGCAATGCAACCTTCGTGTTCAATAATCTTCCGCAGATGGGCGGGAGTTGCGGGAGTTGCGGATCCTCTTCTTCCGGCGGCGGTTGCTCCTGA
- the argC gene encoding N-acetyl-gamma-glutamyl-phosphate reductase: MIRIGIVGGTGYTGAELLRILARHPRAAISVITSRSESGLSVAELFPHLRGHIDLRFTEPDSGALADCDLVFFATPNGTAMRSAPELLERGVRVIDLAADFRLRDPAVWEHWYGMPHHCPELLAEAVYGLPELNRAAVRTARLVANPGCYPTAVTLGFLPLLEARAIDPSWLVADAKSGASGAGRKVTTGLLMAEIGESFKAYSVTGHRHAPEIAQNLMQFSGVEVNLTFVPHLVPMIRGIEATLYARLADPAVDLERLYAERYAGEAFIDLMPGGHPDTRSVRGANLCRIAVARQGDTGVVVVQSVIDNLVKGAAGQAVQNMNLMFGLDESMGLESLALLP; the protein is encoded by the coding sequence CTGATTCGGATCGGAATCGTGGGCGGTACCGGCTACACGGGGGCCGAGTTGCTCCGCATCCTGGCGCGTCATCCACGGGCAGCGATTTCGGTCATTACGTCCCGGAGCGAGTCGGGGCTGTCGGTCGCCGAGTTGTTTCCGCATCTGCGCGGCCACATCGACCTGCGTTTTACCGAACCCGACAGTGGCGCGCTGGCTGACTGCGATCTGGTTTTCTTTGCCACGCCGAACGGGACCGCCATGCGATCCGCCCCGGAACTCCTGGAGCGCGGGGTTCGGGTGATCGATCTGGCGGCAGATTTCCGACTGAGGGATCCCGCAGTTTGGGAGCACTGGTACGGGATGCCCCATCACTGTCCGGAACTCCTGGCAGAGGCGGTCTACGGACTGCCGGAACTCAATCGGGCGGCCGTCCGGACGGCACGTCTGGTCGCCAATCCAGGGTGTTATCCGACTGCCGTGACGCTGGGCTTTCTTCCCTTGCTGGAGGCGCGGGCGATCGATCCCTCGTGGCTCGTCGCGGATGCGAAATCCGGCGCCAGCGGTGCTGGCCGCAAAGTGACCACGGGTCTGCTGATGGCTGAAATCGGCGAGAGCTTCAAGGCGTACTCGGTGACGGGCCATCGTCATGCGCCCGAGATTGCGCAGAACCTCATGCAGTTTTCGGGCGTCGAAGTAAATTTGACCTTCGTGCCGCATCTGGTGCCCATGATTCGCGGAATCGAGGCGACCCTCTACGCGCGCCTCGCGGATCCGGCGGTCGACCTTGAGCGTTTGTACGCCGAGCGCTATGCCGGCGAGGCGTTCATCGATCTGATGCCGGGCGGCCATCCGGATACCCGTTCCGTGCGGGGGGCGAATCTTTGCCGGATCGCGGTCGCGCGCCAGGGAGACACGGGGGTCGTGGTGGTGCAGTCGGTGATCGACAATCTCGTGAAAGGGGCCGCAGGCCAAGCCGTTCAGAATATGAATCTGATGTTTGGTCTCGATGAGTCGATGGGCCTGGAATCATTAGCCCTGTTGCCTTGA